Below is a window of Cyanobacteriota bacterium DNA.
ACCCCAACTATGGCGACCCCTGTGGGATACCTTGAACATTGCTACTTTAGGAACCGTGATGTCAGTGTTAGTCGCAGTGCCAGTGGCATTTCTGGCTGCCCACAACACCACACCCCACCCTTGGATTCGGCAATTGATGCTGCTAGTGATTGTTGGGTCACGCTCGGTCAATTCCCTAATCTGGGCAATGCTCTTGGTAGCGATGCTGGGGCCAGGCATCCTAGCAGGAGTGATTGCCATTGGTCTCCGCTCCATTGGCTTTGTGGGTAAACTCTGCTACGAGGCGATTGAAGAAATTAATCCAGAGACCGTAGAGGCGATCGCTGCTACAGGGGCAAATCCGCTTCAGATCCTCACCTACGGGATTGTGCCCCAAGTGCTGCCTGCATGTGTTGGGGTCACCATCTTTCGTTGGGATATCAACATGCGAGAGGCCACTGTGCTGGGGCTAGTAGGTGCAGGGGGCATTGGCTTGCAACTGAATGCCTCCATTGCCGTCTTGCGCTGGTCGCAGGTCAGTGTCATTCTAACCACGATCGTTCTCCTAGTGCTGATTAGCGAGTGGCTTTCTGCTCAGGTGCGTCAAGCAGTCACATAGCGATCAACCGTGGTGTAGTATGTACCAGCAAAATTCAACTC
It encodes the following:
- the phnE gene encoding phosphonate ABC transporter, permease protein PhnE; translation: MLNWLGWLLGIVLVVICWQLISNRTHWNFVQDAPTQVGNLLSRAFPPDWRYLPQLWRPLWDTLNIATLGTVMSVLVAVPVAFLAAHNTTPHPWIRQLMLLVIVGSRSVNSLIWAMLLVAMLGPGILAGVIAIGLRSIGFVGKLCYEAIEEINPETVEAIAATGANPLQILTYGIVPQVLPACVGVTIFRWDINMREATVLGLVGAGGIGLQLNASIAVLRWSQVSVILTTIVLLVLISEWLSAQVRQAVT